A region of the Sphingobium sp. HWE2-09 genome:
GATGTTGTTGATCAGCACTGCGCGGGTCGGCACCCGGGTCGGCCAGCATCGCAACGCCGTGGAAGCCGCGGTCGCGGCAGGCGTAGGGCATATCGTCTATACATCGATCATTGCAGCCGATGCGCCCGGCAATCCGGCGATCGTCAAGAACGACCATCGTGCGACGGAGGAAATCATCGAGGCATCCGGCGCAGCCTGGACGCATTTGCGCGACAGCCAATATGCCGAAGCGATCGCGGGGCCGATGACTATCCCTGCGCTGATGGCGGGGGGCAAGCCCGACAATTGCGGCGACGGCACGGTCGCTTTCGTCAGCCGCAACGATTGCGTCGCCACCGCCGTTGGCGTGCTGACGCAGGCGGGCCATGAGAATAAGGCCTATGTACTGACGGGGCCGGACCTCATTACCATACCGATGGCGATGGCGATGGCGAGCCGGATCGCAGGCAAGCCGATCCGGGTCGAAGCGGTCGATGACGACGCGATGTTCGCTTATTTCGACGCACTGGGCGCGCCGCGCCACGCTTCCGACATCCTGCCCGACGGACCCATCCCCTGGTCCAGCGACGATATGGTGACCTTCGGTCAATCGATCCGTGAAGGCTATTTCGCCGAAAAGACCGAATGGGTCGAACGGATCACCGGTCGCAAACCTGCCAGCCTGTACGATGTGATGCTGGCGCATAAGGGAAGCTGGCCGCTGTGAGGAACGCGATACTGGCGATGGCCGGGCTGTTGGCGCTGGTCGGCTGCGCATCGGGCGGACGCGATGTCGGCGCCGGTGACGATTGGCCCTATACCGGCGGCGATGTCGGGGGCAGCCATCATTCGCGCCTGACCGATATCGACAAGGGCAATGCGGGCCGGCTGGGCCTGGCCTGGTCCTATGATTTGAACACCAATCGCGTACAGGAAGCGACGCCGGTGGTGATCGATGGCGTCATGTATAGCAGCGGCAATTTGGGCCGGGTCTATGCGCTGGACGCCGCGACCGGCAAGCCGCTCTGGACCTTCGAGCCGGAGGTGGACATGCAGGCGAACCGGTCCGCCTGCTGCGACCAGGCCAATCGCGGCGTCGCCGTCGCCAATGGCAAGGTGATGGTCGGCGCGCTGGACGGCATGCTCTATGCGCTGGATGCGAAGACCGGCAAAATCCTCTGGAAAGTCGACACGGTGGTCGATCACAGCCGCGGCTATACCAGCACCGGCGCGCCCGAAGTGGCGGGCGACCTGGTCCTCATCGGCAATGCCGGTGCCGAATATGATACGCGCGGCTATGTGACGGCCTATCGTATCGCCGATGGCGGGCAGGCCTGGCGCTTCTACACCGTGCCGCACGATCCGGCGAAGGGGCCGCAAGAGGGAAAGGCGCTCGACGTCGCGCTCAAGACGTGGGACGCCAAGAGCCGCTGGGATATTGGCGGCGGTGGTACGGTCTGGGACGCGATCAATTATGATCCCAAATATGGCACCGTCTATATTGGCGTCGGCAATGGCGGCCCCTATTCGATCGCGACCCGATCGCCCAAGGGCGGCACCAATCTCTACCTCTCCTCCATCGTCGCGCTGGACGCGAAGAGCGGGGCGGTGAAGTGGCATTATCAGGAAACGCCCGGCGACAGCTGGGACTTCACGGCGACCCAGCCGATGGTGCTGACCGACATGGAAGTGGACGGCAAGGTCCGCCCGGTCATCCTGCATTCGCCCAAAAACGGCTATCTGTTCGTGCTGGACCGCGAAACCGGCAAGCCGCTGCGGGTGAACGCCCTGGTGCGGACGAACTGGGCCAAGGGGTTCGACAAGAATGGCGTGCCGCAGATGACGCCGGAGCGTACGGACTTCTGGAACGGGCCGCGCATCATCTATCCCGCGTCGGCGGGCGCGCGCAACTGGTATCCGGCGGCCTATGACGCGGAACGCAAAAGCTATTATGCCCATGTGCTGGACATGGGGAACCTCATGTTCACGGTGCCGCCCGGTACGCCGGCACAACCCCGGCGACCCAAAGCGCTTAACGTCCAGACGACGCTGATCTTCACGCCGCAATTGCAGGCTGTGCTGCCGACCCTGCCGCCTGCGATCAGGGCGCAGGTGGAAAAGCTGCCGGAAATGCAGTGGGTGAAGGACAAGCCCTATAGCAGCGAACTGCGCGCGATCGACCCGCTGACTGGCAAGGCGCGCTGGGCGGTGCCGACGGAGGGATGGCAGGACCGGATGGGTGTGCTGTCGACCGCATCTGGTCTGATCGTCCATGGCACGATCGGCGGCAAGCTGATCGTGCGGGACGCCGACAATGGCACGCTGATCAAAGCGATCGACACCGGCAGTTCGATCATGGCGGCGCCCATGACCTATCGGGTGAAGGGCGTGCAATATATCGCGGTCGCGGCGGGTTTTGGGGGTGGCGGTTGGGGTTATGTGCCGCGCTATTCGGCAGCCTACCGCAATGGCAACGCCAATCGCATCCTGGTGTTCAAACTGGATGGCGGGCCGGTGACGCAGCCGACGCCGTTGCCGCCGATGGTACCGGCATCCGCGCCGCCCGCGCAGAAGCCCGGCGTGACGCCTGCGGTCCTGGCGAAGGGGCAGGGGTTGTTTTTCCAGAATTGCGCCATCTGCCACAGCAATCAGTTGCGCTCCACCGCGCCCGACCTGCGGCGGATGCAACCGGCGACGCATGACGTCTTCAACCAGATCGTGCGGGACGGGTTGCTGCTGCCCAATGGCATGCCGCGCTGGGACGATCTGCTCAGCGTGGACGATGTCGATGCCATCCATGCCTGGCTGATCGCCGAACAGGGACCGTTGCGGGAACGGGAGCTGAAACTCAAGGCCGCGGGCAAGCCGATCGATGCGCCCAGCGCCGCCATCATGTCCAATTTCTAGCGGTGACGATGCGACGGCGCGCCGTGACGTGAGACAGGGATGGCGACAGTTGTGAGCGATTAACACCGGCCGGTCGCGGGCATTCCAGCCTTGATATTATAATAACGAACGTTAGCATATAAATGAGACGATAAGGAGCGAGAGGCCATGTCAGCCTACCCCCAGACGATCCATTTTACCGGGCTGAATACGCCCGTCGGCATCGAATGGTCTGTCCGCAATCTGGATGTCG
Encoded here:
- a CDS encoding NAD(P)H-binding protein is translated as MAKIIISGASGAFGRAAALLLLDKVAPRDVILLTRTPEKLADLAARGADVRFADFDDPASLGPAMTGGDRMLLISTARVGTRVGQHRNAVEAAVAAGVGHIVYTSIIAADAPGNPAIVKNDHRATEEIIEASGAAWTHLRDSQYAEAIAGPMTIPALMAGGKPDNCGDGTVAFVSRNDCVATAVGVLTQAGHENKAYVLTGPDLITIPMAMAMASRIAGKPIRVEAVDDDAMFAYFDALGAPRHASDILPDGPIPWSSDDMVTFGQSIREGYFAEKTEWVERITGRKPASLYDVMLAHKGSWPL
- a CDS encoding outer membrane protein assembly factor BamB family protein — its product is MRNAILAMAGLLALVGCASGGRDVGAGDDWPYTGGDVGGSHHSRLTDIDKGNAGRLGLAWSYDLNTNRVQEATPVVIDGVMYSSGNLGRVYALDAATGKPLWTFEPEVDMQANRSACCDQANRGVAVANGKVMVGALDGMLYALDAKTGKILWKVDTVVDHSRGYTSTGAPEVAGDLVLIGNAGAEYDTRGYVTAYRIADGGQAWRFYTVPHDPAKGPQEGKALDVALKTWDAKSRWDIGGGGTVWDAINYDPKYGTVYIGVGNGGPYSIATRSPKGGTNLYLSSIVALDAKSGAVKWHYQETPGDSWDFTATQPMVLTDMEVDGKVRPVILHSPKNGYLFVLDRETGKPLRVNALVRTNWAKGFDKNGVPQMTPERTDFWNGPRIIYPASAGARNWYPAAYDAERKSYYAHVLDMGNLMFTVPPGTPAQPRRPKALNVQTTLIFTPQLQAVLPTLPPAIRAQVEKLPEMQWVKDKPYSSELRAIDPLTGKARWAVPTEGWQDRMGVLSTASGLIVHGTIGGKLIVRDADNGTLIKAIDTGSSIMAAPMTYRVKGVQYIAVAAGFGGGGWGYVPRYSAAYRNGNANRILVFKLDGGPVTQPTPLPPMVPASAPPAQKPGVTPAVLAKGQGLFFQNCAICHSNQLRSTAPDLRRMQPATHDVFNQIVRDGLLLPNGMPRWDDLLSVDDVDAIHAWLIAEQGPLRERELKLKAAGKPIDAPSAAIMSNF